One Pelagicoccus enzymogenes DNA window includes the following coding sequences:
- a CDS encoding SUMF1/EgtB/PvdO family nonheme iron enzyme has product MKLRFAGFCLGMCCARLSWSEIDIEESDWFTLDLSQLDEPTFQSVSSSLAPSDLFGGVLASDDDAFEVEIDFSDTALAEGKEYLVEVRIDTTSTTDWPELKAGAGINVAWRMEVDELGKRLLLSNASEAKGYTVLEGQVVWDEEAVSFPLRDWPAADYEYRLLEVGSEDGESVSSGAFRLSKLVRRSDSAVEGRPLLLLHGQGGNASFFADANWADSDLDDDFDDSNYLGGRLALARPTYTLEVPNLVDLRSMAELFEQAANILANAHDDTKVDVLTHGMGGVAVRYYQYYRTAGVYDLVGRFVSLGAPMEGSLADGIFYEEQWPVEGDLARSRGVGERLRALRAMGMSEYVLGFDPLFVSEMIDPQGFVEATGKVAWENEDLQVVQDPDYLAVLGYSPWLVESDLSGLEAAVSDVWKKQLLSDALNSQLADIEALRFQEDSDGLATWASSGKSPIDTERNLYVRANHVSYNRMANPDLDSMLDSIETFLSVGSLSPSSVYRYAPLEDDYDFRIEGRGLSQIRILDEQGSGIAGAFVGLRTAGDETIRVVSSLSDRSGQLYLPSTLTALSGTQLWVYALGYEETSLDEPGVARVVLSSDEANLGARNASVLVDGGAATSVASELWLDISVENADEMRIGEDGVWGDWMAATRSVSHPLVDQAEGEKRIQVEFRNQSGQVGAVAVDKILYGPATGGEVVLEDMVGGAAVLFNGEFIPNATPHILRRLPAGEYSLSVFRPGTVYENPSRKVTIEEGGRVSLGFVPASVSTVGGYASWLSQHLTAEQLLKAFYASQEADPDGDGLTNRAEYMALTDPMDWNSKLSLRWMDTKGAELSYGPIEPGVRSFLTYSADLESWLPVPAARISQSGSDYTADLSGFSEKAFYRVQVDRELPDNLPAGFQRIEAGTFAMGSSVMERDRSDTETTHNVTLTQSFRMDSKETTNASLVEVFNWAIGNGFAKLGVTQLTLNGTVLLDLGINVDRLLVSGEELGVQEGFDEHPAVGVTWHGAVAYAHFRSLKEGRKSGLRLVDWSYDFASSGYRLPTESEWEYACRAGTETAFSSGDNTASDCSLDLALDEVGWYCRNSGGDTRKGGLKAPNAWGLYDMHGNVSEWCWDPYVLDWGSGGLLNPIASSICDERVARGGDFASEVQRCRSAYRAPVDFDEAKRTTGFRLVLIEAAEGDN; this is encoded by the coding sequence ATGAAACTTCGCTTTGCGGGGTTTTGTTTGGGAATGTGCTGCGCGCGTCTCTCGTGGAGCGAAATCGATATCGAAGAGTCCGACTGGTTCACCCTCGACCTCTCCCAGCTGGACGAGCCAACCTTCCAGAGCGTTTCGAGTTCGTTGGCGCCTAGCGACTTGTTTGGAGGGGTTTTGGCCTCGGACGACGACGCGTTCGAGGTAGAGATCGACTTTTCGGATACGGCGCTGGCGGAGGGGAAGGAATACCTCGTCGAAGTGAGAATTGACACGACCAGCACCACGGATTGGCCCGAGCTCAAGGCCGGGGCGGGAATCAATGTCGCTTGGAGGATGGAAGTCGATGAGCTCGGCAAGCGTCTTCTGTTGAGCAATGCGTCCGAAGCCAAGGGGTATACCGTATTGGAAGGTCAGGTCGTCTGGGACGAGGAAGCTGTTTCGTTCCCTTTGCGCGATTGGCCGGCGGCGGATTACGAGTACCGTTTGCTTGAAGTTGGGAGCGAGGATGGGGAGAGCGTCTCGTCCGGCGCTTTCAGGTTGTCGAAGCTCGTCCGGAGAAGCGATAGCGCGGTGGAGGGGAGGCCCTTGCTGCTGCTCCATGGGCAAGGCGGCAACGCGAGCTTTTTCGCGGACGCGAACTGGGCGGATTCCGATCTGGACGATGACTTTGACGATTCCAATTATCTTGGGGGGCGCCTCGCCCTCGCTCGGCCGACCTACACGCTGGAGGTTCCTAACTTGGTCGATCTGCGGTCGATGGCTGAGTTGTTCGAACAGGCGGCTAACATCCTGGCGAATGCGCACGATGATACCAAGGTGGATGTTCTAACGCACGGCATGGGAGGTGTCGCGGTCCGTTACTACCAGTACTACAGAACTGCCGGGGTCTATGACTTGGTGGGGCGTTTCGTTTCCTTGGGCGCCCCCATGGAAGGGAGTCTTGCGGACGGTATATTTTACGAGGAGCAATGGCCGGTAGAAGGCGACTTGGCGCGCAGCAGAGGTGTGGGGGAGCGTTTGCGAGCCCTTCGAGCGATGGGAATGAGCGAGTACGTTCTAGGGTTCGATCCGCTATTTGTTTCCGAGATGATTGACCCTCAGGGATTCGTTGAAGCGACGGGAAAGGTTGCCTGGGAAAACGAGGACCTTCAAGTGGTCCAGGACCCGGACTACTTGGCGGTGTTGGGCTACAGCCCTTGGCTCGTGGAATCTGATCTGAGTGGATTGGAAGCAGCGGTGAGCGACGTTTGGAAGAAGCAGTTGCTTTCCGATGCCTTGAACTCCCAGTTGGCTGACATCGAGGCTCTCCGCTTCCAGGAGGATTCGGATGGTTTGGCGACTTGGGCTTCGAGCGGGAAAAGTCCGATCGATACCGAACGCAATCTCTACGTGAGGGCGAACCACGTCAGTTACAATCGAATGGCCAACCCGGATTTGGATTCGATGTTGGATAGCATTGAGACCTTTCTCTCGGTGGGGTCTTTGTCGCCGAGCTCTGTCTATCGTTACGCTCCGCTCGAAGACGACTACGATTTTCGAATCGAGGGGAGAGGCCTCTCGCAGATTCGGATTCTGGACGAGCAAGGAAGTGGGATTGCGGGAGCCTTCGTTGGGCTGAGGACCGCGGGCGACGAAACGATACGGGTGGTGAGTTCCTTGAGCGATCGCTCGGGGCAACTTTACCTGCCGTCCACGTTGACAGCCCTGTCGGGAACGCAGCTTTGGGTTTACGCCCTTGGCTACGAGGAGACGAGCTTGGATGAGCCAGGCGTGGCGCGGGTTGTTCTGTCTTCAGACGAAGCCAACTTGGGTGCGAGGAACGCTAGCGTACTGGTGGATGGAGGGGCGGCGACAAGTGTCGCGAGCGAGCTGTGGCTCGACATCTCGGTGGAGAACGCCGACGAAATGAGAATCGGGGAAGACGGGGTTTGGGGCGATTGGATGGCGGCGACTCGGAGCGTATCGCATCCGTTGGTCGATCAGGCGGAAGGAGAAAAACGGATCCAGGTCGAATTTCGCAACCAGTCCGGCCAAGTGGGGGCCGTTGCGGTGGACAAGATTCTCTACGGGCCTGCGACGGGAGGGGAAGTGGTGCTGGAGGACATGGTGGGTGGGGCCGCTGTGCTCTTCAACGGAGAGTTCATTCCCAACGCGACGCCGCATATTTTGCGAAGACTGCCTGCGGGGGAGTATTCGCTTTCTGTTTTCCGTCCAGGCACTGTTTACGAGAATCCCTCTCGCAAAGTAACGATCGAAGAAGGCGGTAGGGTCTCCTTGGGATTCGTCCCGGCCAGCGTCAGCACGGTAGGAGGGTACGCATCGTGGCTGTCCCAGCACTTGACTGCGGAGCAGCTCCTGAAGGCCTTTTACGCGAGCCAGGAAGCGGACCCCGATGGCGACGGATTGACGAATCGCGCCGAGTACATGGCTTTGACGGATCCCATGGACTGGAATTCCAAGCTGTCGTTGCGATGGATGGATACGAAGGGGGCGGAGTTGTCCTACGGACCCATCGAGCCGGGAGTGCGCTCTTTTTTGACCTACAGCGCCGACCTTGAGTCTTGGTTGCCGGTTCCGGCGGCTCGCATCTCGCAATCGGGAAGCGATTACACGGCCGACTTGAGTGGCTTTTCGGAAAAGGCCTTCTATCGAGTGCAGGTAGATCGAGAGCTTCCCGACAACTTGCCGGCAGGCTTTCAACGCATCGAAGCGGGGACCTTTGCCATGGGGTCGAGCGTCATGGAGCGAGATCGCAGCGACACGGAGACAACGCATAACGTGACCCTGACCCAGTCGTTTCGCATGGACTCGAAGGAGACTACCAACGCCTCGCTGGTGGAAGTGTTCAATTGGGCGATTGGCAACGGCTTCGCTAAGCTAGGCGTCACTCAGCTCACCTTGAACGGCACCGTATTGCTCGACTTGGGGATCAATGTAGATCGGCTGCTGGTTTCCGGCGAAGAGCTGGGAGTGCAGGAAGGCTTCGACGAGCATCCGGCGGTGGGCGTGACCTGGCATGGCGCGGTTGCCTACGCGCATTTTCGCAGCCTGAAAGAAGGGCGTAAATCGGGCTTGAGGCTCGTCGACTGGAGCTATGACTTCGCGTCTTCCGGATACCGATTGCCCACGGAGTCTGAGTGGGAGTATGCGTGTCGGGCAGGTACGGAAACGGCGTTCAGCTCAGGGGACAACACCGCGAGCGATTGTAGTCTGGACCTCGCTTTGGATGAGGTG
- a CDS encoding co-chaperone GroES — protein sequence MSVVAKPNIKPLGTRALVHRIEENETQVGGIYIPDSAKEKPQQAEVIAVGPGELKDGKATPLPVKEGDRVLLSKYAGTDIKFDGEDYQLVREDDILAIIES from the coding sequence ATGTCCGTAGTTGCAAAACCGAACATCAAACCGCTCGGCACGCGCGCCCTCGTGCACCGCATCGAGGAAAACGAAACCCAAGTGGGCGGCATCTACATCCCCGATTCCGCCAAGGAAAAGCCCCAGCAGGCCGAGGTCATCGCAGTAGGCCCCGGCGAGCTAAAGGACGGAAAGGCCACCCCCTTGCCCGTCAAGGAAGGCGACCGCGTGCTGCTCAGCAAGTACGCCGGCACCGACATCAAGTTTGACGGAGAGGACTACCAGCTCGTCCGAGAAGACGACATCCTCGCCATCATCGAATCATAA
- the groL gene encoding chaperonin GroEL (60 kDa chaperone family; promotes refolding of misfolded polypeptides especially under stressful conditions; forms two stacked rings of heptamers to form a barrel-shaped 14mer; ends can be capped by GroES; misfolded proteins enter the barrel where they are refolded when GroES binds) produces the protein MSKKQLVFDESARKKILRGVETLANAVKVTMGPKGRNVLIGKKYGAPKSTKDGVTVAKEIELSDPYENMGAQLAREVASKTADSAGDGTTTATVLAHAIYKEGLKSVAAGSNPIYLKRGIDQATDTLVQSLHKLSKEVSGNDEIRQVATVSANWDSEIGDIIAEAMDKVGKDGTITVEEAKSMETTLDVVEGMQFDKGFLSPYFCTDAEAQEAVLENPYILCFEKKISNLKDLLPLLQEVSKQGKPLLVIAEDIEGEALATLVVNKIRGTLDVAAVKAPGFGDRRKAMMQDIAALTGAKFISEDLGIKLESVKLDDLGSAKRVTITKEDTTIIEGAGSKSDIEGRVKQIRRQIEETNSDYDREKLQERLAKLAGGVAVINVGAATEPELKEKKDRVDDALHATRAAVAEGILPGGGVALLRAASELDQAIAKMDEGDLKQGARIVRRAIEAPLRQLCENAGIEGASVVVEVLKRKGNEGYNVATGAYEDLLKAGVVDPTKVTRQALQNAASIAGLLLTTDCMITDAPEKKKEAVTAGGEDYDY, from the coding sequence ATGAGCAAGAAGCAACTCGTGTTCGACGAATCGGCCCGCAAGAAAATCCTGCGCGGAGTCGAAACCCTCGCCAACGCCGTCAAGGTCACCATGGGACCGAAAGGACGAAACGTTCTCATCGGCAAGAAATATGGCGCCCCCAAGTCAACCAAAGACGGCGTCACCGTAGCCAAGGAGATCGAACTCTCCGACCCCTACGAAAACATGGGAGCCCAGTTGGCTCGCGAAGTCGCGTCCAAGACCGCCGACTCCGCAGGCGACGGCACCACCACCGCCACCGTGCTCGCTCACGCCATCTATAAGGAAGGTCTCAAGTCCGTAGCCGCCGGATCGAACCCGATCTACCTCAAGCGCGGAATCGACCAAGCCACCGACACCCTCGTACAGAGCCTGCACAAACTTTCCAAGGAAGTCTCCGGCAACGACGAGATCCGCCAAGTCGCCACCGTATCCGCAAACTGGGACAGCGAGATCGGCGACATCATAGCGGAAGCCATGGACAAAGTCGGCAAGGACGGTACCATCACCGTCGAAGAAGCCAAGTCCATGGAAACCACGCTCGACGTCGTGGAGGGCATGCAGTTCGACAAGGGCTTCCTTAGCCCCTACTTCTGCACCGACGCCGAAGCCCAAGAGGCTGTATTGGAAAATCCATACATCCTCTGCTTCGAGAAGAAAATTAGCAACCTCAAGGACTTGCTTCCGCTACTTCAGGAAGTATCCAAGCAAGGTAAGCCGCTGCTCGTCATCGCCGAAGATATCGAAGGCGAGGCCCTCGCCACACTCGTGGTCAACAAGATACGAGGCACCCTCGACGTGGCTGCCGTCAAGGCCCCAGGCTTCGGTGACCGCCGCAAAGCCATGATGCAGGACATCGCCGCCCTCACCGGCGCCAAGTTCATCAGCGAAGACCTCGGCATCAAACTCGAGAGCGTCAAACTCGACGACCTCGGAAGCGCCAAACGCGTCACCATCACCAAGGAAGACACCACTATCATCGAAGGCGCCGGCTCCAAGTCAGACATCGAAGGCCGCGTGAAGCAGATCCGCCGCCAGATCGAGGAAACCAACTCCGACTACGACCGCGAAAAGCTGCAGGAACGCCTCGCCAAGCTCGCGGGAGGCGTAGCCGTCATCAACGTCGGAGCCGCTACCGAGCCGGAACTCAAAGAAAAGAAGGACCGCGTAGACGACGCCCTGCACGCCACTCGAGCCGCCGTCGCCGAAGGCATCCTGCCGGGTGGAGGCGTGGCCCTGCTACGAGCCGCCTCAGAGCTCGACCAAGCAATTGCCAAGATGGACGAAGGCGACCTCAAGCAAGGCGCCCGCATCGTGCGCCGCGCCATCGAGGCGCCCTTGCGCCAGCTCTGCGAAAACGCGGGAATCGAGGGTGCCTCGGTCGTCGTCGAAGTCCTCAAACGCAAAGGCAACGAAGGCTACAACGTGGCCACTGGCGCCTACGAGGACCTCTTGAAAGCTGGCGTCGTCGATCCCACCAAGGTCACACGCCAAGCCCTGCAAAACGCAGCCAGCATCGCCGGCCTGCTTCTCACTACCGACTGCATGATCACCGATGCGCCGGAAAAGAAGAAAGAAGCCGTCACCGCCGGAGGCGAGGACTACGACTACTAA
- a CDS encoding Hsp20/alpha crystallin family protein codes for MTNQLIPQHWKESLGELREEIGETVDRWISRLKPEQRKEAKNALAEEDPFWNPIRFGGGPRIEMEESDTTIKIVAELPGLAKEDFQVDLDDRYLTIRGEKSGRNERKEGHLHISECSYGSFTRVIPLPCEVERDKVKAKYKNGELRLVLPKTESAKARRIEISVE; via the coding sequence ATGACCAACCAACTCATACCGCAGCACTGGAAAGAATCGCTCGGCGAACTCCGCGAGGAAATCGGAGAAACTGTCGACCGGTGGATATCACGGCTCAAACCTGAACAACGCAAGGAGGCCAAGAACGCGCTCGCTGAGGAAGATCCATTCTGGAATCCCATTCGCTTCGGCGGCGGACCACGCATCGAGATGGAGGAGAGCGACACTACCATCAAAATAGTCGCCGAACTCCCCGGCCTCGCCAAAGAAGACTTCCAAGTCGATCTCGACGACCGCTATCTGACCATTCGCGGAGAGAAGAGCGGACGCAATGAACGCAAGGAGGGCCACCTGCATATAAGCGAGTGCAGCTACGGATCATTCACGCGAGTCATCCCGCTCCCCTGCGAAGTCGAAAGAGACAAGGTGAAGGCCAAGTACAAGAACGGCGAACTGCGGCTCGTCTTACCAAAAACTGAATCCGCCAAGGCTCGTCGTATCGAAATATCAGTTGAATGA
- a CDS encoding DUF3016 domain-containing protein, whose amino-acid sequence MNIAKKLALLTILSAIATTPSSGATTTASDNIRVSFHEPSQFADIDYDGMNSDKGQQVVLDRIRSVFAESANSWLPPSYQLEVTVRNIDLAGEYEPHREASFPRVVKEIYTPRIKFDYRVLDANGTIVREGAETLRNDSFLSDPARAFRANQEVAYEVSQLIRDWSNKMKRDKLS is encoded by the coding sequence ATGAATATCGCTAAGAAACTGGCCCTACTGACAATACTCTCAGCAATCGCCACGACTCCGAGCTCCGGAGCGACCACAACGGCCAGCGACAACATTCGCGTCTCGTTTCACGAGCCAAGCCAATTCGCGGACATCGACTACGACGGCATGAACAGCGACAAAGGTCAGCAAGTCGTGCTCGACCGTATCCGTTCAGTTTTCGCTGAATCGGCAAACAGCTGGCTTCCGCCTAGCTACCAACTGGAGGTGACCGTGCGCAACATCGACCTGGCGGGCGAGTACGAGCCGCATCGGGAGGCAAGCTTCCCCAGAGTCGTTAAGGAAATCTACACTCCGCGAATCAAATTCGACTACCGCGTGCTTGACGCTAACGGAACGATCGTCCGCGAGGGAGCCGAAACACTTCGCAACGATTCCTTCCTATCGGATCCGGCAAGGGCATTCCGAGCCAACCAAGAAGTCGCCTACGAGGTCTCACAATTGATCAGAGACTGGAGCAACAAAATGAAGAGGGATAAGCTCTCCTGA
- a CDS encoding potassium channel family protein: MKFLTSSLAAYKKGESRHRNLRLLGRFFLTLVALVIIFSVVFHVLMAWEGQEHSWLTGFYWSLTVMSTLGFGDITFHSDIGRLFSILVLLSGVIFLLILLPFTLIEFFYAPWVESRTKRIVRDRLPESVSGHVVLLNHDSVSATLIEKLDRHGIPYALLTPETDECLQLTDIGINAFAGDPSQAESYERLRLEHASIVALTGNDFENARHAFKIRSLHEKIPIISAADSKSSSEVIRLSGANKAFQLANIIGEALARRTIGGSSLHHVVANFDELLIAEALADSPELVGKTLAEANLRKNAGINVIGIWERGDFTTARPDAVIHANTVLLLAGSEAQLELFDQRYRNTSRDEGHVIVIGAGRVGTAVCKTLDARDTDYRVIDRSARATKQFGSRAITGDASHFETLHSAGIIDARSVIITSHNDDLEVYLTIFCRKLRPDIQIVCRASEYKTIGELHQAGADIVLSYASIGANIIFNFLKHSDILMVAEGLNIFKVQAPPSLHGRTLAEEDLRAKIGCNVIAVRSESGLQAPPRPREPLSAEDELILIGDTDSEKRFFEYLNALPEPQKS; the protein is encoded by the coding sequence TTGAAATTCCTCACCTCCAGCCTTGCCGCCTACAAGAAAGGCGAGTCCCGCCATCGAAACTTGCGACTGCTCGGACGCTTCTTCCTCACCCTCGTCGCCCTCGTCATCATATTCAGTGTCGTCTTTCACGTGCTGATGGCTTGGGAGGGCCAGGAGCACTCTTGGCTCACCGGCTTCTACTGGTCCCTCACCGTGATGTCTACCCTGGGTTTCGGCGACATCACCTTCCACTCGGACATCGGCCGCCTCTTCTCCATTCTGGTCCTGCTTTCCGGCGTCATTTTCCTGCTCATACTGCTGCCCTTCACCCTCATCGAATTCTTTTACGCCCCATGGGTAGAGAGCCGCACAAAGCGCATCGTGCGCGACCGCCTTCCGGAATCCGTCAGCGGCCACGTGGTCCTGCTCAACCACGACTCCGTTTCCGCCACCCTCATCGAGAAGCTCGACCGACACGGCATCCCCTACGCCCTGCTCACCCCAGAAACCGACGAGTGCCTGCAGCTTACCGACATCGGCATCAACGCCTTCGCCGGCGATCCCAGCCAAGCGGAAAGCTACGAGCGACTCCGCCTCGAGCACGCCTCCATCGTGGCCCTCACCGGCAACGACTTCGAAAACGCTCGTCACGCCTTCAAGATCCGCTCCCTGCACGAAAAGATTCCCATAATCTCGGCCGCCGATTCCAAGTCGTCCAGCGAAGTCATCCGCCTCTCCGGCGCCAACAAAGCCTTCCAGCTGGCTAACATCATCGGCGAGGCCCTCGCCCGCCGCACCATCGGCGGCAGCTCCTTGCACCACGTGGTGGCCAACTTCGACGAGTTGCTCATCGCCGAAGCACTCGCCGACTCCCCCGAACTGGTCGGCAAGACGCTCGCCGAAGCCAACCTGCGCAAAAACGCCGGCATCAACGTCATCGGCATCTGGGAACGCGGCGATTTCACCACCGCCCGGCCCGACGCCGTCATACACGCCAACACTGTGCTACTGCTCGCCGGATCCGAAGCTCAGCTCGAGCTCTTCGACCAACGTTACCGAAACACCAGCAGGGACGAAGGACACGTCATCGTCATCGGGGCCGGTCGCGTCGGCACCGCCGTCTGCAAAACCCTCGACGCCCGCGACACCGACTACCGCGTCATCGACCGTTCCGCCCGCGCCACCAAGCAATTCGGATCGCGAGCCATCACCGGCGACGCTTCCCACTTCGAAACCCTGCACTCCGCCGGGATTATCGACGCTCGCTCCGTCATCATCACCTCCCACAACGACGACCTCGAGGTCTACCTCACCATCTTCTGCCGCAAGCTTCGCCCCGACATCCAGATCGTTTGCCGCGCCTCTGAATACAAGACCATCGGGGAGCTGCACCAAGCCGGCGCCGACATCGTGCTCTCCTACGCCTCCATCGGAGCCAACATTATCTTCAACTTCCTCAAGCACAGCGACATTCTCATGGTCGCCGAAGGGCTCAACATCTTCAAGGTGCAAGCCCCGCCCAGCCTGCACGGTCGTACCCTCGCCGAGGAAGACCTGCGAGCAAAGATCGGCTGCAACGTCATTGCCGTGCGCAGCGAGTCCGGCCTGCAAGCCCCGCCGCGACCGAGGGAGCCCCTTTCCGCAGAAGACGAACTCATCCTCATCGGCGACACCGATTCGGAAAAACGCTTCTTTGAATACCTCAACGCCCTGCCGGAGCCGCAAAAGTCCTAG